One Citricoccus sp. K5 DNA window includes the following coding sequences:
- a CDS encoding YggS family pyridoxal phosphate-dependent enzyme, translated as MTDTDHPQDERAAELGRRLAVVHRRIAAAVEAAGRQDTPDLVVVTKFHPAADVRRLHSCGVRHVGENRDQEARGKAAEVADLAEAGLEWHFIGQLQSNKAKYVVRYASAVHSVDRISLVEALSSAMDREQGRRREAGEPLRPPMDCLIQVDLDGRAAADRPAGIGSRGGAHPDEVSGLAAAISEAEGLTLRGVMAVAPVGLDPVPAFHLLRQISGAVSAAHPEATWISAGMSQDLEQAVAAGATHLRIGTDVLGPRPDVG; from the coding sequence ATGACGGACACGGACCACCCGCAGGACGAGCGCGCGGCGGAACTGGGACGACGCCTGGCTGTGGTGCACCGCCGGATCGCTGCGGCGGTCGAGGCGGCCGGTAGGCAGGACACCCCGGACCTGGTGGTCGTCACCAAGTTCCATCCGGCAGCTGACGTGCGCAGACTGCACTCCTGCGGCGTGCGCCACGTGGGCGAGAACCGCGACCAGGAGGCCAGGGGCAAGGCCGCCGAGGTCGCTGACCTGGCCGAGGCCGGACTCGAGTGGCACTTCATCGGCCAGTTGCAGTCGAACAAGGCCAAGTACGTGGTGCGCTACGCCTCGGCAGTGCACTCGGTGGACCGGATCTCCCTCGTGGAGGCGCTCTCCTCGGCGATGGACCGGGAGCAGGGGCGACGCCGCGAGGCGGGGGAGCCGTTGCGCCCGCCGATGGACTGCCTGATCCAGGTGGACCTGGACGGCCGGGCCGCCGCAGACCGCCCCGCGGGAATCGGGTCGCGGGGCGGCGCACATCCCGACGAGGTGTCCGGGTTGGCGGCCGCGATCTCCGAGGCCGAGGGACTGACGCTCCGGGGGGTCATGGCGGTGGCACCCGTCGGGCTGGACCCCGTGCCGGCCTTCCATCTCCTCCGGCAGATCTCCGGAGCGGTGTCGGCAGCCCATCCGGAGGCCACCTGGATCTCGGCCGGCATGAGCCAGGACCTGGAACAGGCCGTGGCGGCCGGAGCGACACACCTTCGGATCGGCACTGATGTCCTCGGGCCACGCCCCGACGTGGGTTAA
- a CDS encoding polyphenol oxidase family protein translates to MTDNRRPAGAMTAPAAPFLFRAHPGPGLEVAFTSVDAGNLAFHVSGVSGSPAAGSKSNKSHQYADSVAGDGADGAGDSRQRVRASRHGVEAALGVPPGRTEYLTQVHSARVVAAAGRGWGESPAAEEADALVSPTGRDPLAIMVADCLPVVFASRRPAASPVSVGSDGRAGTSVSGTGGTDPLAGPTAVAHAGRRGLLDGILQNTVERMRREGSGHEPGDIQAWIGPAICGRCYEVPEQMRLDGAAQIPATHSTTTWGTPALDLPAGAQAVLESLGVAVHRSAVCTREDPRLFSHRRDPGRGRFIGLVWRREEGQGTSPSDGSEDIEG, encoded by the coding sequence GTGACCGACAACCGGCGACCGGCCGGGGCTATGACGGCCCCGGCCGCTCCGTTCCTGTTCCGGGCCCATCCCGGTCCCGGCCTCGAGGTGGCCTTCACCAGCGTCGACGCCGGCAATCTCGCCTTCCATGTCAGCGGTGTCAGCGGTTCGCCGGCAGCGGGCAGCAAGAGCAACAAGAGCCACCAGTATGCCGACAGCGTCGCGGGCGACGGCGCCGACGGCGCAGGGGACTCACGCCAGCGGGTCCGGGCGTCCCGCCACGGCGTCGAGGCGGCCTTGGGCGTCCCGCCCGGACGCACCGAGTACCTCACGCAGGTGCACTCGGCGCGGGTGGTGGCGGCTGCCGGACGCGGCTGGGGTGAATCGCCCGCTGCAGAGGAAGCCGACGCCCTCGTCAGCCCGACCGGCCGGGATCCGCTGGCCATCATGGTGGCGGACTGCCTGCCGGTGGTCTTCGCGTCCCGCCGCCCTGCGGCGTCGCCTGTATCCGTGGGCAGCGACGGCCGTGCCGGGACATCCGTGTCCGGGACCGGTGGCACGGACCCCCTGGCCGGCCCGACAGCGGTCGCGCATGCCGGCCGGCGGGGCCTGCTCGACGGAATCCTGCAGAACACGGTGGAGAGGATGCGGCGCGAGGGCTCCGGCCATGAGCCGGGAGACATCCAGGCATGGATCGGCCCGGCCATCTGCGGCCGGTGCTACGAGGTTCCCGAGCAGATGCGTCTGGACGGTGCCGCTCAGATCCCCGCCACCCACTCCACGACCACGTGGGGGACGCCGGCACTGGACCTGCCGGCCGGGGCCCAGGCCGTGCTGGAATCGCTCGGCGTCGCGGTGCACCGCAGTGCGGTCTGCACCCGGGAGGATCCGCGGCTCTTCTCGCATCGACGTGATCCCGGCCGAGGGCGGTTCATCGGGCTGGTGTGGCGGCGCGAGGAAGGGCAGGGCACCAGTCCCAGTGACGGTAGTGAAGATATCGAAGGATGA
- the ftsZ gene encoding cell division protein FtsZ has product MAAPQNYLAVIKVVGIGGAGVNAVNRMIDVGLRGVEFIAINTDAQALLMSDADVKLDVGRELTRGLGAGANPEVGRQAAEDHAEEIEEVLRGADMVFVTAGEGGGTGTGGAPVVARIARSLGALTIGVVTRPFTFEGRRRAGSAESGIDALRDEVDTLIVIPNDRLLSISDRNVSVLDAFKSADQVLLSGVQGITDLITTPGLINLDFADVKSVMQGAGSALMGIGSAQGEDRAVKAAELAIASPLLEASIDGAHGVLLSIQGGSDLGLFEINEAARLVQEVAHPEANIIFGAVIDDALGDEARITVIAAGFDQVDATSAPSGGFNTGTKPQGQQSGLPAQNGAAQVPHQPVPNQPVPAAQEAAPQPEASGYKAEPAQQDLPTVVEPDLSGAGRDDLDVPDFLK; this is encoded by the coding sequence GTGGCAGCACCGCAGAACTACCTGGCCGTCATCAAGGTCGTCGGCATCGGCGGCGCCGGCGTGAACGCCGTCAACCGCATGATCGACGTCGGACTCCGCGGCGTGGAGTTCATCGCCATCAACACGGACGCCCAGGCGCTGCTCATGAGTGATGCCGACGTGAAGCTGGACGTGGGCCGCGAGCTCACCCGCGGCCTCGGCGCCGGCGCCAACCCCGAGGTCGGCCGCCAAGCCGCCGAGGACCACGCCGAGGAGATCGAAGAGGTCCTGCGCGGCGCGGACATGGTGTTCGTCACCGCAGGCGAGGGCGGCGGCACCGGCACCGGCGGTGCTCCCGTGGTCGCCCGCATCGCCCGCTCGCTCGGCGCCCTGACCATCGGTGTCGTCACCCGCCCCTTCACCTTCGAGGGCCGCCGCCGCGCCGGCTCGGCCGAGAGCGGCATCGACGCCCTGCGGGACGAGGTCGACACCCTCATCGTCATCCCGAACGACCGGCTGCTGTCCATCTCGGACCGCAACGTCTCCGTGCTGGACGCCTTCAAGTCCGCGGACCAGGTCCTGCTGTCCGGTGTCCAGGGCATCACGGACCTGATCACCACTCCGGGTCTGATCAACCTCGACTTCGCGGACGTGAAGTCCGTCATGCAGGGCGCCGGCTCCGCGCTCATGGGCATCGGTTCGGCGCAGGGTGAGGATCGCGCCGTCAAGGCGGCCGAGCTGGCCATCGCCTCCCCGCTGCTGGAGGCCTCGATCGACGGCGCGCACGGCGTGCTGCTGTCCATCCAGGGCGGCTCCGACCTGGGTCTGTTCGAGATCAACGAGGCAGCCCGCCTGGTCCAGGAGGTCGCCCACCCGGAGGCGAACATCATCTTCGGCGCTGTCATCGACGACGCGCTGGGCGATGAGGCACGCATCACCGTCATCGCCGCCGGCTTCGACCAGGTCGATGCCACTTCCGCGCCGTCCGGCGGCTTCAACACCGGCACCAAGCCGCAGGGCCAGCAGTCCGGGCTGCCGGCACAGAACGGTGCGGCGCAGGTGCCGCACCAGCCCGTTCCGAACCAGCCCGTCCCGGCCGCCCAGGAGGCCGCGCCGCAGCCCGAGGCTTCCGGCTACAAGGCCGAGCCCGCCCAGCAGGACCTGCCGACCGTCGTCGAGCCGGACCTGTCCGGTGCCGGCCGTGACGATCTCGATGTCCCCGACTTCCTGAAGTAG
- a CDS encoding cell division protein FtsQ/DivIB, protein MTDERTPTGRSATSDHAGSSASSASEDTALPADNVVEFPETQGQARRRHRRVWLIGGAGALVLLCILGAVLYFSPVLAIQQIKVTGTDLLEQSRAEELLEPVIGEPLPQVGQRTVEDLVGGEPAVDTVRVHAEPPNSLSVEIVEHQPVAMVPEGESHVLYSARGEALATLSGERASTYQLPSVSSAEDVSDPEVFDTITSVLGTLPEQIRTRMESASAETVDSVTLQLTDGRTVLWGNADKGARKAQVLEALLNVPKDEEAPIREFDVSTPDRPVTR, encoded by the coding sequence GTGACAGACGAGCGGACCCCCACCGGCAGATCGGCCACGTCGGACCATGCTGGTTCTTCGGCTTCTTCAGCCTCTGAGGACACCGCCCTGCCCGCGGACAATGTGGTCGAGTTCCCGGAGACGCAGGGGCAGGCCCGCAGGCGGCACCGCAGGGTGTGGTTGATCGGCGGGGCCGGTGCCCTGGTGCTGTTGTGCATCCTTGGCGCGGTACTGTATTTTTCCCCGGTGCTGGCCATCCAGCAGATCAAGGTCACCGGGACGGACCTCCTGGAGCAGAGCCGTGCGGAGGAACTGCTGGAGCCGGTCATCGGAGAGCCGCTGCCGCAGGTCGGCCAGCGGACCGTTGAGGACCTGGTTGGCGGGGAGCCGGCCGTGGACACGGTCCGGGTCCATGCCGAGCCCCCCAACTCGTTGTCGGTGGAGATCGTGGAGCATCAACCGGTGGCCATGGTCCCGGAGGGGGAGAGCCACGTCCTGTACTCAGCGCGTGGGGAGGCCCTGGCCACCCTGTCCGGAGAGCGGGCCTCCACCTACCAGCTGCCCAGCGTGTCCAGCGCGGAGGATGTCAGCGATCCCGAGGTCTTCGACACGATCACCTCGGTCCTGGGTACGCTGCCCGAACAGATCCGCACCCGCATGGAGTCGGCCTCCGCGGAGACCGTGGACTCGGTCACCCTCCAGCTGACGGACGGCAGGACGGTCCTCTGGGGCAACGCGGACAAGGGGGCCCGGAAGGCCCAGGTCCTCGAGGCCCTGTTGAACGTTCCCAAGGACGAGGAGGCGCCGATCCGCGAGTTCGACGTCTCCACGCCGGACCGGCCGGTGACCCGGTGA